In the Necator americanus strain Aroian chromosome X, whole genome shotgun sequence genome, CGGGAACACTGGATCTTCAGGATGAGCAACATAAAGTGAGCTGCTCCCGTTGATCTGCAcacctttgatttcttctaacATTACACTAGGTATTCATAGAGAGCCTTCTCCTTCAGTAGTGATACTTGATTCCAAAACAAAACGTGTACATTCCGAAATAGGcatgttgtaaaaaaaacgctgttGGCATGAACGAATCAATGTCGCCGAGATTTTCCACTTGGTGTAGATGAACccgggtaaagtgtagttgacGGGGGCACTCAACTCTGCTCTAATCGACTTGTACTGTGGCGCGCAAAAAACGTTATTAAAGCGCTAAGATCAACCTTAGCAGTCAAATGTTTTGCTTCTTTCCTATTCATTCGTTTGAGAAGCACTTGAGAAGGCGATTAGATCATCAATCAATAAGTCATCACTGaaagtgaatagctgagttAATCCCTAAAACCTAGGTATTAGCATTAGCATCTTCAAGGATCTGTAAAATATGGGCTAAAGCTgccaagaggaaaaaatgaagatagaaCTAGAATTATTAATGCTTTAACATTCCTAAACTATCCACATAGACCAACGCCACCGAGATGTGCGCCGGTAGCGAGGGTCCTTACACGACCCGAACCGCTACGACctaccgcgccacttcgagcgcagccgcttacgcaactgtccgtgtttcCTTTCGATTGGACCCAACTAtaagtcatatcatgtagCAATTTCCACAGGAACGAGAATGGCTTGAGATATGGCTTCTCACCAATCCGCATTTGGCAATTAAAGACGGTCTTAGCGCTCCagtaatgtttcttttttgcttgcCAAGGTAAATATCGATTAGAGCTGTGTTGCGTGCCCTCCACCCCTACTAAAATTTACTTGGCGATTCTCTGAGTTCAGGAATTATGTACATGTCACATACACTTTTTGCACGTGTCACACATTCATCACCTCTAAGGCTGCCGGcggagttcagagccgcgcgggACCTCGCTTTGGCGGCTCTGcagttttggtggttattaagcgcactgttgtgaatagtcaataaccaccaagaCCGCCAAACCGCGCACCCGCACcactctgaactctgcgggcagccaaAGCTTTATGTATTGGAAGCTcttgaagcaaaacaaaagctACCGAACAGATTCTGGATCTGGAGAATCTACAGCTTTCCCTATTGATTCGTTAAATGGCTGAATGCTCACAGTCATTGCTTTTATTCAGAACTTCTTTCTTATCCACGTAATATTGACTACTCGTTCACAGCTAAGCCTCAGGACTAGCACATGTTATCCTCTTTGGTTTTTTAGTACCACTATATATTAAATGAGTGGTCCCAAAGATCGAACTGGAACTTCATACCATGGAAATACCACTATCTTCTCACCTACTGTTTTGGTGGTTGTCCGTTTGAAATGCTTTCGGTCCACAACAGTGTTACCGCGCTAGTcatagaagagaatttttatCACACCAGTAACCCTTGTGGCTACGAAGTCCTTCTACTTAGTGGATCCTAGGAAGCGCTATGgtggggtcaaaacaacatgaagcacggtgcggttgcgttcgaaacggcgcggtggagataacgattggaatcgaggtggaaccatcgcgaactgcagcaatgaacggtcgTAGCAGGGGTCTCCACTCGATCCTTacggctgcgctccaccgtaccgcttcgagcgctacCGCTTACggaattgcaccgtgcttcatgtcgttttgactccactataTCTTcagtgagtgaaaaaaaaacgcagtagCATTGTTGACGCCGTACTGGGTGCGTTTATTGGATTCAGAAGGTGCAGATAATTTCCTAACATTTTCAGGGTAACGCTGATGCGGAGGAGTCATTCAGATTGGTGCCAGTGTCTGTCCGTCGTGCTGACTATGAGATGAAATCCGCCCAGTCGACGAATGTGGGACGTTCTAGTGGCATGAAACCAGTGATTGATGTGTTCTCCGTTTAAATGAGAAgccaaaaaacaaacaaacaaatcccACTTACTTTATTTCCTAAACGTTCTAAATATTTATCCCGAGAAGCACATATCAAATCTGCACAACATTTGTAGTTTGGCAGTTATTTATGTAGATACCAGACAATAGACGTTCTTATTTATAGAGGGTTTGTTCAAAATGTGTAGCAATTCTGTGATAGAGGAAAATTGTTTTCCTGTGAAGATTCGAGAAACACGGAACCTATAGTAACGTTAAGAAAACATGTATTttctagatgtttttttttagtacacGTAGAGGGTGAAGAAAGGTAGAATACTGAATTTATCTTATTTCATATAGTAGAGTTCTAGGTACGAGCCTATGTATTATTTTGTATGAGCTGAGCGAAAAGAACGTATCACACTCCATTGTATTCTCTGCcgaaagaacaaataaagttGGGCTGTGGACATTTTGTTCGTCTTGCATGAGAAGTTTGGATTACAGTATTAACTGTTAACGGCGATCGATGTCTGGATGAAAACACGCTGTAAAGAACTTTCTGTACAGGGAGAAAATCCTCATCGCAGAATCCCTGGGGGCAGAATATTTCTACGATTCTCATAGGTTTCTGAAAGACATTAAATTCAACTATGGTTGTTCATAAGAGACAATTATATATCTATGGAAGCAGACTGAAAAATGCTGTACATCCTCAAAGTTCTGGATTTATCCGAACTTTCGACAAAACAGATGCTTAATTCCATTTCACTTTATTGCTGTTCGAAATGTGGTCTATTTCTGTTACATTAATCCACTATTTCTAATTCTGGTTAGGTTTTTCGGCACATCACGGTGGAAATCATTGTATTTCGGATGTAGTAGTTCCCCTTCCTTAATCTTCGCAAAACGAGACTTtgatacaaaataaaatgactCTCTGAAAGTTCGAAACTACGTAATTCCATCCCTCTTGGAGAGTCTGACTCGTTATTCATAGGGGAGTAAATTTCAGTCATTTAGTCGCGTGCAGATAAGtgaaagaggaaattttcttaaaagttATGAAAATGAGGAAGTAAAGTGGGTCTCTTTTTCCCGATCTTTTCTAACTTGTACATTTTTATTGGTTATGCAGACTCATCCGTCTTTTGTCAATCCTTTTTGCCTCGTAAGGACTCGGATGCACATTTGCAAGCGATGCTTTGGCGGAGAAAGACTAGGGAATAGAGCATATTCCAGTGTAGAGAAGTACATCTGGAAAATTGTTCCTGTAGTGAAGCACTATTATGGAAGTCTCATCAAAAAAGGTCTTTTCGTACTTATTTAACCCAGAAAAAATGTGGTTATCTGCGGAATATAAATAAAGGTTAAGAGTACTTTAAAGTATAAACGACTTAAGCGCCTTAAGTAGGAACACTCTTGATTCATGAATTAAAAGCTGAAGACATTCTCAGTGACCTATTAACGGGAGGGCAAGAGTGTCAGCATTGAGTCAATGCAATGAGACTATGGAGAAATCAATACTGGAAAGCAGGAGGGACCTCCGTGCCCTCGAAGGCATTTTACACCATATCGCCTCGAGAAGACGTTGCTGATCCTCTTTGAACTAGTGCAAGGCGAAATCCACGTGATTCTGGCTCTTCCTCTTCTATAGGTCTCGATGTGTCTCCCTTGGGAACTTCATGATTCCAAGTTCATCCAAGGTGTCCGTCGAGGAATATAGACGGCTGCAAGAAAAGGTATCCTTTTTGGActgtttgttcattttttcttctgttttctatGTTCCTTTCTACACTTTTCTTCAAGTTGTTTGATAAGGATTGTGAACTCTACAATAGGTTGGGAGATATTCATGGTATTATCATCCAGGAACTCAATGTTTAGATGCCAATAAGGAAACTGACGGTTTTTTTATAgcctattttctattatttgcaCGTCTTATTAGCTTATCGTATTATATTACGAAATTTGTTTGTGCGATGCGAAATGTTCAATGGTCtatcagtggtttttttttttcggatgtaGGCACGTGCGATTAGAAAAAGTGCGAACAAAATTTGTaccgaaataaaataagctCAAATTTGTAGACTGACTACAATTCCCCTTCTAAACATAGTATTTGATAGCAACAACTTTTTATGGTGATCGGACACATTGTGGTTTTCTTagtaattaatttgaaaacagTATTTATGAACGGTATGTTGTTTACTGTCAGTATCGTAAGTATTGACGGCTTTTACTTAAACATTACGGATCAAAGAGTGAGCAAAAATCTCATGAAAAGTTAGATTTCAAGCGATCAAAAACTCGAAAGTCAATCAATATGTCTGTTGTTTCTTGCCGCTGAAATTTTGTGCAAACTCAATGTTTAATTGAGCAGCTTACAAGAAGAGTAGCGAAAAACACTAGAACGTGAAATATtgcaattttgaattttttttggtgtccTTAAAATATCCCAGTCATTATCGCTCTTTTCGCGCCCAACTTACGAATTCGTTCACCTTCGACGAGCATGACCATGTCACGTGATCCCTCTGATCTGCATGATCTGTCGGTCTTCAAAATCATCCTACAGTACATTTATTGAAGATCATGGTGTTTTCtagttgttcaaaaaaaaaaccccagaaGATCGTTGATATCCTCCCCAAAGTTTTCTAATCTACCTCCGAACCCTTATTGCCAGAGAAAAGTCCAAAATATTCTCTGAATGAAATAGTCGTAATTAGAGATTTTCTCAATCTGTAAGCTGAACGTGAAATTCTTTCctttgttgtttcttcttcCGATTTAGGTGTGAGAATAGAACATTTGACAAACATCTTTTTATGGACCGTTACACATGTTAACTAGAATTCCCTCAATGAGGAtagaaactatgaaaaaaaaaaaaactacgttcCTTTTGTACCAACCAAACTTCTAATGATCACgatgctttcttttttaaagtaaataaataagaagtaaataaaatatctgGAAACGTTTCGTGCTATCGATATGTATCTTTTGAGATTGTTTTTAACGTCCTTCAGAAcctatcttttttattctgataCCACTACTTTTCTAGACGTTTCTAACGTCAAATGTGAATTTCACATCATCCAGGTTCAACAACTTCAAGCACGAGTTGACACCAAGACAGAAACTATCGttagattagggagagatctGGAATTATCACAAGAAGAGAATCGATTAGTAAAGGCGAGATCACTAACATTGGAACGAAATCTAGAACGAGTAGAACAAGAAGTCCATAAGTATGCAGCGGTGAGCAAATCACCTTGATTTCATCTACAAAAACCTCTAAATGATGTTCCTTTTTAAGAATGAAGTGGACATTAAAACAAGTTTCAagattgaaaaacaaaagttaaTTGATGAAGTTGATGCTCTCAAGAAAGAGCTATCCGCTGCACGAAACGAGAACGAAGAGCTGAAATCGGAAAAGTACGACCTACAAAAGGACTGCAAATTATTTCGACAACGCATTGCTAAATATGAGGTTCgtcgttttttatttcttacctCAGAAGGATacaaaagtgaataaaaaccAGAGAAATGCAACGATTCAGATTGCAAATCTTGAGGGAGCGACAGTTGCAGCAACTGACGaaacttctcgaaaaaaatcaggcATTGGATCTGACGAAGATGAACTCGGAAAGTATGAAAAGTTGTATAAGGAAGTGAGTAGTCATACAAATATCATttcaaaattagttttttgttttgcagttCAAACAAATTGAGACGGACCTTCACACTGTTCTTGGAATCAAGGAAGAGCTTGTCCTAGAGCGTGATGCTTTAGTGAAGAAAGTTGAACGTCTAAGTACAGAGATGGCTTTTCTCTTGAACGGGGATCCACGACGGGTAAGTTTATTCTCTCCCCAAAAAATTTTAGCTTGCAAATTTCTGTTCTGTGCGAGATCTGGTCTCCAGCACTTCTCTCTACAGCAACTATTTCTCAtgctttttctcactttttcccTACATTGTTGTTTTAATAGCTCAAAGCTGTTAGAGCCCTTATttagatattattattgttagatattattattactattattattactagatatttattatattattattaggtGGGTTATGTGTGCATTATTGACCGGAAGTGATCTCAGGTAGCAGAAGATCTGGATAGTCTTGTTGCTGAAAATCGGTTCCTAAAAGCTCGCTTGGATTCAGCTAATGAGGAAAGTGAAACGATGAAAGCAACACTTTCTAAGTATCGAGCTATGACTGAAGCAAGCCCGTCTACGGTAAGTAATTTTTATaagttcctttttcatttctagaaTATTTCGCCACTCCACTTTTGGATCTCATATTCTTCCCGATTTTTTCACAGTAgtccttttttcctgaaaccGTTTTGTCTGCTGTAAATTCCATCCTGAGTGACCAACTGCTACCCAAAAACACATTCAGTCTGCTATATCTAACttattcttttgttgtttagaaaaagaaatcgatttaaaatttccttattttttctttgaatattcaCAACAGAACAGTTGGGAAGAAAGTGGGAAAACATCAGCGACTATCGATTTTGGAAATGTTTCCGCTCTAAAAGTAGGATCTAATTACCCGCAAGGTAGTTTGATCTACGAAAATCCGATACGACCACACCAAGTTAGATCACAGACTGCAAATACCGATGATCGATAGAGTCGTGCGCTTGCCACGATAGAAATATTCATTAGGTCTCGATATCTggcaaaatttttcatttcttcctcttattttgttgtgtttgCTTGTATgttgtttgtatttgtttcaTACTGGAAATTCAATCTCTAAGCTACAGCTTTCGCTATTTGGCTATCGATTAGTAATTTTAGATTTGTTCCAGACAGCTACAAATGATATCACAATGGAGAAGTTAGTAACTATTCAACATAAAATCTaccaagtttttttaaatcagtgCTTTTTCCGAAATATTGTTCCTCATTCGTAAAAGAGAATTAGACGGATAAAAATTGGATTGTGGCTCTAAAATCATCTTACTGCTAATGAACTACTATGAAATGATATTGAATGGAAGATTATAGTttagttaataataatttctcgAGATTCCTCTTCCAAGAATGGGCTTCCCCTTATaagattttttcctacaaGAACTTCAGcttccaggatttttttcctactatttttttctacatgtaAGAAGTTCAATGATTTTTTGTACTATCTATAAAATACCTTATTActcttaaaatattttttcccgCTATTTTCAGACCAAGACAGTTGCCAGTCAGGATTCCTCTCTTGGTGAGAAGAGCAGCGTAGCTGTTGTGAATATGAAACAAAGTGAGTATATACtgttgtttcttattttattatcatatatttctttttttatgatgTAAAAATCATTGGTAAGACAGGATAAACTCGGTAAatcggttaaaaaaaaagtaaaaacctAACTCGTTAACCTCGGTAAACTCATAGAGCAACAGATTTCTGCGCACTCTGTGTTCTGGGCCAGATACCCACTGTTGCCAGTGCGattcttcattgattttttagtCAATTTTATGATAATCCTACAGGAAAAATTAGATGTATGTTAATGCTTAACAATTTGTCTAGATTTAATTGCGGGAACTTCTTTCTCACGTTTTCACTGCATATCATCACAAAGTACGTTAAATCTACCATATTTTCGGTTAGATGGAGGCGATAGATCAAAACAGATCGTTTTTGAGCTATTAGTGCATATGATCACGTAGGCTATGACGTTGATGCTACGTGCTGGAAGCCAGCAGGTTATGTCAGTCACCATAGTTCAAACGTAAATTAATCAAAGcacatcaatcaatcaatatatgggaaaaaagtggaaatacttatttattttaaaaattgaggGACCTAAGTTTGAGATCTGTAATTTGCTCCTATAGAACGCTCGTTATGGATTTCCTGTTCCGACATTCCTCTTTCTACACTCAACTGAAGTTGAACATTGTTCAGtagatttattgttttattcacattcttcttacgaaaatttttcgaaaaaaaaatcaaaacaagaacaagatGATTTCAGTACGCGAATTACTATCTTCTCATGCAATTAAACTTGATGACAATGATTATAAAGCAATTACTGCTATACTACTCGATTTGTGTAATGATAAACAAATGGCCTTGACACATCTCAGAAGAGCAAAtaagtgagttttttcttcttgacccTGAAGTAGAATCAAAAATCACATCGTATTATTTAAGTGAATATTTTCAGAGTTCTAGGGAATCGGGTGAATGAAGTGGAAAGCCATTTGGCCGTATTGGAAGCGAAGTCTAGGAGCACAAGTCCTAATAAACAAGCATAATAGAGATATCCAAATCAACCGTTATCAATTGACACATATCTattgtagaaaatttgaatCATAGTAATCAAATGTATGCACAATGGAATTATTAGTGACTAAAGAAATCAAGAGGTTATTCTCGAATAGCTTCGGACAATCCTACGTTCAGGGCATGGTGTTTCCAATAGGATTGAATTCACTCTGGAATCGAAGATTATCGTGAAAGTATGGTGGACAGTTCATTTAATAGGTAACAACCTTCTCCGCCTTTCGCATGCCTTGTACTTAAATTGACATCGATTCCTGTACATATTACCATGTTGGTCGCACACTGGCTCATCCGGAATGTTGTCACAATTGTTAGAACAGCAGGCACCTTAAAAAAGGGATCACCTAAAAAATTGCCAGAAATCCTATCGACTATTGTAACTCTAATCGACTATTCTCCAAATATTCGAAGAACGACTGCTCTGAAAACACTTGCTTTCcaggaacaaacaaaaattttacaaaagatTCCCCAGTGAAAGCCCCTTCAAATGACTGATTTAGTTCATTTTGAACATAATTACTATGTAGTTATATCTCAGCATTTCATTATCGTTCCTCACTTTCGATTCCCTCAAATTGTTAGAAGTTAGCAGAAACGACTGACCGCTATATGCCAAATTGATGGGATTATTTGGATGCATTTTGTCGTGGATACATTTGGTATTCTGGAAGTGACACTTTGTTGCGTGAGTTCCACCGCGTGAATCACAGACCGGTGCCGAATCACCCTTATGACAAGCTTCAATAGTGCAACATTCTCCTGGAAAGAAGCTTATCTTTCGTATTTTGGTCCGACATTTGTGAAGATTTTGTCTTACCCGAATGAACTATGGTCAATgtctttttcatggatttattCATGATGCATCTTTTTTGTCGGAAATGGCATACATTTATGTGAGTTTGGCCGTCAGAATCGCACACGGTACCTGAAACTCACAGCCTGTacgaacttttttcaaaagtaaaaaaaaagcacttgtATAAAAATGTAAGTGATGTATGAATACAAAACCTATTCTAGTTCTTTTAAAGTTATGCATTCTGAGACCACGCGGAGAAAGGACAAACAATTTCACGGAACGTCTTTTTTCTATCTCAAAGTTCTAAAAGAAACTCAGGAATCGCGTTTGCAATATTCATTCCGAAGATTGAAACATACACAGGACCTGTTCACTTCCGCGGACATAGGTTCAAAAATAGTCGTACTTGTTCTTGATTATTTCAGTAAATGGTATAGTTCCTTACCGCTACGTTCACATTTTCCAGTGGGCAGTAGACAACATTCTCCAGCATATGCCAGTGCTAGTACATGTCCATGACGTTCTGCTTCACATTGAGCAATCCtgtaaaaaaggaaaccaCTTGCTGATTATTTTAAGAAAGTGCTTTTGAAGCAACATACTTGAATCTACACATATTTTCATGTGTCCTTGTGCCATCACAGACAGGTTCAAAGCTAGGCTCACAATGTCTGCTGCAGCACTGCCCCTGAAAGAAAGGAGTGGTCTTTCTTAATTACTTCCCTGCTTTGTATTTTCCACATGTTTCTTGAGAACTCTCAAGGATATTGCTATCCatatccataaaataaaaaaatgtaaccACGTGCATAATGTTAAAACAAAACTTGCAACTATTCCCAGAGAATTGGTCTGAGGATCACATTTAACCACATCATGCCTTGGACAAATTTCTATTAATGATGTTGTCTAATACATCCAGCATCATGAATCATCTCATCATCAAACCTCTTCTGGAATATGTGCTTAAATACAGCACGGTCGAGTGTTTTACGGTCTAGTTACTTTTTGCTCAACTTCCCAAATTTTCGATTATTCGACCTCTCCAtcagttttgaattttctactctttggattggcaagaaaaaaaaaagaaagaagtggagGTGTCAGAGATCCTCACTGGTTCATAAATGCCCAAGCTTTAGTCGATTCAATCAGAAATTCTGTCGAAGCATATTCTCATAGGTTATATTCGACTGTTTTTGGGCATTGCTATGCGATTTCGAAGAGCACTATGGAATGTATTCATCCGAAATCAGTTTCTTGATattattttgtggtttttgcgTTATTTCCTGATTTGTTCGAAAATGTAGCCACTTAACTTTTGTTTGGAAGATACGTGATTAGATAATTtcctgcaaaagaaaaactgcgcCATGAACCAACTTTGTACTGTACAGTAACGGTGACGTCATTCTGTCTTCGCTGTATACAAGCATGCCTTCGGAACACACATTCATTGGAGTGCGTTTCACCCATTGAATCGCAAACAGGAGAAAACTCATAATCACAGTTCTCATTGGTGCAGCATTCACCTAAGGGAGAAGGATAAATGTGGTAATATACTTGTTTAATTACTCTAAGATACGGAGAAGATAATTAGTGACATCACCACTTACCTTCGTAAAGCTTGGAGATCAATGATCCTGAAGAGATTTTCTTGGCAAGGAAACAGTTTAGTTTTTCGAGATGACATTCATTAACTATCGTTTCACCTAAATTACTGAAATTGATTTAACACTTATAAAAAAGCATCTCACACGTCCCCATACCGT is a window encoding:
- a CDS encoding hypothetical protein (NECATOR_CHRX.G26310.T1); translation: MIPSSSKVSVEEYRRLQEKVQQLQARVDTKTETIVRLGRDLELSQEENRLVKARSLTLERNLERVEQEVHKYAANEVDIKTSFKIEKQKLIDEVDALKKELSAARNENEELKSEKYDLQKDCKLFRQRIAKYEIANLEGATVAATDETSRKKSGIGSDEDELGKYEKLYKEFKQIETDLHTVLGIKEELVLERDALVKKVERLSTEMAFLLNGDPRRVAEDLDSLVAENRFLKARLDSANEESETMKATLSKYRAMTEASPSTTKTVASQDSSLGEKSSVAVVNMKQIRELLSSHAIKLDDNDYKAITAILLDLCNDKQMALTHLRRANKVLGNRVNEVESHLAVLEAKSRSTSPNKQA